From the Xyrauchen texanus isolate HMW12.3.18 chromosome 37, RBS_HiC_50CHRs, whole genome shotgun sequence genome, one window contains:
- the adam9 gene encoding disintegrin and metalloproteinase domain-containing protein 9: protein MVHTVCCFRLSRSVCVLLLLIDCSGGSVSQQTSQLSSYEVTVPIRISRQRRDQGSAEKVSYIIQAEGKEHVVILERNELLLPEDFTVYTYAKDGSLVTERQNMTGHCHYRGYIEDVEGSSAALSLCSGLRGIIHSEGTSFGIEPLEGSSSNEHLVYRLKNVKTESLTCGMPHSHNYDDGASPRQPTDSYVHNITFDQAGRHLTRRKRAVLHQTHYVELLFVVDNERFNYKNRNQTAVREEMVQMANYVDSMYIALNIRIVLVGLEIWSLQNPISTDGSAGEVLGRFTQWREKELANRVRHDSAQLILKKSFGSTAGMAFVGAACSRSHGSGINAFTSDDVMSFSSIVAHELGHNLGMNHDDNRNCKCDVTNCIMGSGASGSRNFSSCSADDFEKMILNSGGLCLLNIPRPDEAYSTPFCGNKLVDVGEECDCGSEKECEKDPCCEPKTCKLRSGAQCAYGVCCKHCRFLSGGTICRSSTDECDLTEYCNGTSALCQNDVFKQNGHPCKQDQAYCYNGQCQHYDTQCQAIFGSMAKAAPELCFKDVNFKGDRFGNCGYHSSGFKRCESRNAMCGKLQCENVQSSVIFGIKPSIIQTPIADKTCWGVDFQLGSDVPDPGMVNEGTKCGDNKVCFNYECRSADLLNYDCDVEKKCHGHGVCNSNKNCHCEYGWAPPFCEAEGYGGSIDSGPTWNDKDTSTRDGLLVFFFLVLPLLALALYVFFKRNELKGRFFRKKRSQGYEADSKPQTTASQRGNPNSIVKDGVVQTNKSASVPSYTTRPPPPPFARPPAPTQYFMPQRPAPAPPV, encoded by the exons ATTGCTTCTTCCAGAGGATTTCACTGTGTACACTTATGCCAAAGATGGCTCGCTAGTCACAGAGAGACAAAACATGACA GGTCACTGTCATTACCGGGGTTACATAGAAGATGTGGAAGGCTCTTCTGCAGCACTCAGTCTGTGCTCTGGATTAAG GGGTATAATCCACTCAGAGGGTACCAGTTTTGGGATCGAACCATTGGAAGGATCCTCAAGTAATGAGCACTTGGTGTATCGTTTGAAGAATGTCAAGACAGAATCTCTCACATGTGGGATGCCTCACTCTCATAACTATGACGACGGAGCATCACCAAGGCAACCTACGGATAGCTATGTCCATAACATTACATTTGACCAAGCTGGCAGGCATCTAACCAGG CGAAAGAGGGCAGTGCTGCACCAGACGCACTATGTGGAACTGCTGTTTGTGGTGGACAATGAAAGA ttCAACTACAAAAACAGAAACCAGACAGCAGTTCGTGAGGAGATGGTTCAAATGGCTAACTATGTTGACAGT ATGTATATAGCTCTGAATATTCGTATAGTGTTGGTGGGGCTGGAGATCTGGTCCCTGCAGAACCCCATTAGTACAGACGGCAGTGCGGGAGAGGTGCTGGGCCGCTTCACTCAGTGGAGAGAGAAAGAACTGGCCAACCGTGTTCGCCATGACAGTGCTCAGCTCATCCT aAAGAAGAGCTTTGGTTCAACAGCAGGCATGGCTTTCGTTGGTGCGGCATGTTCCAGAAGTCATGGCAGTGGAATTAATGCG TTCACCAGTGATGATGTGATGTCATTCTCCTCCATCGTAGCTCATGAGCTGGGTCACAATCTTGGGATGAACCATGATGATAACCGaaactgtaaatgtgatgtcacAAACTGCATCATGGGCTCAGGGGCAAG TGGTTCTCGCAACTTTAGCAGCTGTAGTGCTGATGACTTTGAGAAGATGATCTTGAACTCAGGTGGCCTTTGTCTGCTGAACATACCGCGGCCAGACGAGGCATACAGCACCCCCTTCTGTGGGAACAAGCTGGTGGACGTGGGCGAGGAGTGTGACTGCGGATCAGAAAAA GAGTGCGAGAAGGACCCGTGCTGTGAACCGAAGACGTGTAAACTGAGGTCAGGTGCTCAGTGTGCGTACGGAGTCTGCTGCAAACACTGCAGG ttTTTATCTGGTGGCACAATTTGCAGAAGCAGCACTGATGAATGTGATTTAACAGAGTATTGTAATGGCACATCAGCCCTCTGTCAGAATGATGTCTTTAAACAGAACGGCCATCCATGCAAACAGGACCAGGCGTACTGCTACAACGGCCAGTGCCAGCACTACGACACCCAGTGCCAGGCCATATTCGGCAGTA tggctAAAGCTGCTCCCGAGCTGTGTTTTAAGGATGTGAACTTTAAAGGCGATCGCTTTGGAAACTGTGGCTACCATTCCAGTGGCTTCAAGAGGTGTGAAAGCAG gaaTGCCATGTGTGGAAAGCTTCAGTGCGAGAATGTTCAGTCGTCAGTCATTTTTGGGATCAAGCCGTCAATCATCCAGACCCCCATCGCTGACAAAACCTGCTGGGGTGTGGACTTCCAGCTAGGCTCGGACGTGCCTGATCCTGGCATGGTCAACGAAGGCACCAAGTGTGGAGATAATAAG GTTTGTTTCAATTATGAATGCAGAAGTGCAGACTTGCTGAATTATGactgtgatgttgaaaagaaatGCCATGGTCATGGg GTTTGTAACAGCAATAAAAACTGCCACTGTGAATATGGCTGGGCTCCTCCATTCTGTGAGGCTGAAGGGTACGGAGGAAGCATCGACAGCGGCCCCACCTGGAATG ATAAAGATACCTCCACAAGGGATGGTCTGCTTGTGTTCTTTTTCCTGGTTCTTCCTCTACTGGCGTTGGCTCTGTATGTCTTCTTCAAGAGGAACGAGCTGAAGGGACGCTTTTTCAGAAAGAAACGCTCTCAGGGCTACGA AGCTGACAGCAAGCCGCAGACTACTGCATCCCAGCGGGGAAATCCTAACAGTATAGTAAAGGATGGG GTGGTTCAGACTAATAAATCGGCTTCTGTGCCATCTTATACCACCAGACCACCACCACCTCCATTTGCAAG ACCACCTGCTCCTACCCAATATTTCATGCCTCAAAGACCAGCGCCTGCCCCCCCAGtataa